From Desulfobulbaceae bacterium, a single genomic window includes:
- a CDS encoding universal stress protein, whose product MALLNWLGMGKKGEKVTVVKVKEESIHQGEMASSSPSAAVAAMARIVDQKTATTKILVVEDGRTYSETVTEYALKMAQRLDCEIIALDTSVAPLKFTGERRDTETAAFFDTAERSVRRFAAKAEKMGITLSHMMELGDQEEVIARMSSQDAGIRYVLTEPEVSTVHEEGHVAHVPVFDLACSRL is encoded by the coding sequence ATGGCACTGTTGAATTGGCTCGGCATGGGGAAAAAGGGAGAAAAAGTAACTGTAGTTAAAGTGAAGGAAGAGAGTATTCATCAAGGAGAAATGGCGTCTAGTTCTCCCTCTGCAGCGGTTGCTGCAATGGCGCGTATTGTTGATCAGAAGACCGCCACTACGAAAATTCTTGTTGTGGAAGATGGGAGGACCTACTCCGAAACTGTTACCGAGTATGCCTTGAAAATGGCACAGAGGCTTGACTGTGAAATTATTGCTCTTGATACCTCAGTTGCCCCGCTTAAGTTTACTGGAGAGAGAAGGGACACCGAAACTGCTGCTTTCTTTGATACCGCAGAGAGATCTGTCAGAAGGTTTGCTGCTAAGGCAGAAAAGATGGGAATTACTTTGTCGCATATGATGGAACTTGGCGACCAAGAGGAGGTTATTGCTCGAATGAGTTCACAGGATGCAGGCATTCGATATGTTTTGACCGAGCCTGAAGTCAGCACTGTGCACGAGGAAGGTCATGTAGCTCATGTTCCTGTTTTTGATCTGGCGTGTTCACGCTTATAA